The following is a genomic window from Amycolatopsis sp. BJA-103.
CGCCACCGGCGCCCGTGCGCGGGCCCGGCACCGATTCTCGTCTCGCCCGCCGGGGTGTCGAGCAGGCAGCTTTCACCGCTGTCGGCGACGCGATAGCCGCGGTGGCGATACCAGCGCAAGACATATCGCCGGCGTCGACCTTCGCGACGAACACCCGCACACCCTGCTCGGCAAGGAACTGCTCGGCACACTCCAGCAACGCCGTTCCCGCGCCACTTCCCGGAAACCCGTCACGACCGCCAGAACTTCGATCTCGACAAGAGACCTCGTAAGCCAGGCGCCTTGCTCACCCGGATAGGACAGGACGAAATCCACCGACGTGCACACATACAACACGCGACCAGACGATCACCAGCGAACGCACCGAAACACCAGCCCCGCCTTGATCGCCAGCGCGGCCCGCCTCACCGGCACGGAGCAACCGCACGCACCGTGTCCGGCGAACGGGGCCTCAAACCGGACGATTCGGCCTCCTGTGGTCGGACCGACACACCGGTGATACGGCAACACCCCGGCTGCGGCTTACACCGCTTCTTTCGGCAGTGACGATCTCCGGAGGTGGTGACGGCTCCACCTTCAGACGCTCGAACTCGGTTCCGAGCCCACCTGGCGAGACATGCTCCGGTGCAGGACCGTGGAGGCACGAGGGCCAAAGGCGAGGGAGGGGCCGATGGGAATCACCAGCTACGGGGAGCGGTCTACGGTCTCGACACCAGAGTGTGACGACGAAGCCGCGGTCGACGAACTGTGCTCGGCACTGCTGGGATCACTGCCGAGAGCGGATCAACGGGCCAAAGGAGCACAGTACGTCCGAGGTCTCCTCCGGGCTCCGGGCCGTAAGTCGATGCGGAACATCGCTGCGGAGCTGGGCGGCCGAGCCACCGAGCAGAGCATCCACCACTTCATCAGTGACTCCACTTGGTCGTGGGAACCGGTTCGCCATGCCCTCGCCTGCCATCTACTCCGGAGCACGCACCTTCAGGCATGGGTGCTCCGGCCGATCACGATTCCCAAGAGCGGCAGGCACTCGGTGGGTGTGAGCCGATGTGTCGAGCCTGGGGTTGGGCACGCCCTCGCCTGTCAGCACGCTGCGGGCGTGTGGGCCGCCTCGGCCGAGGTCACCTCACCGGTAAACTGGCGGCTGCACTTACCGAAGGCATGGGTCGAGGACGGTGCCCGCCGCGCCCGCGCGAGCATTCCGGACGACAGCTGCGTGGAGACGCTCTCCGGTTGCACGGTAAGTGCCTTCACCACGGTAGCGAAACGCTGGGTACTCCCTGGGCTCCCCGTCGTCGTCGACGTGCGCGGTGCGGACTCCGTCACGACCATTCGGCGGCTGCGCGCCGCAGACAGCCCGGTACTAGCTCGGATTTCCGGGGACTTGCCACTCGTTGTCACCGACCCGTCACTGGCAGCACACAGCAGCGCGGCGATGCCCGCAACCGCGATCCTCGCCGCGGCCGGCCACTTGTGCCGAGCCATCGAGCTGACCGGGCCCGACCAGGACCAGCTTCCCGGCAGACACGTTCTACTCACCTGGAAACTGCAGGTTGAACTCCTTCCCCGCGGCGGCCACGCCGACGACATGTTCTTGCTCGGCGTGAAGAGCGCCGGAGGAGAACAGCAAGTTTGGCTGACCGACCTCGGCACGGCCACCACCGCCGAGCTCCTGCGGCTCACGCTCCTGGTCCAGAAGGTAGACCAAGACATCATCGAGATCTCGACACAAGTGGGGATCCGCGACTACGTCGGTCGCTCCTTCGACGGGTGGAACCGGCACGCAACCTTGGCGTCGATCGCCCATGCCCTACGTTCCCTCGGCTTTGCCGCCCCGCGTGAAGACCGGCCTCACCTCTCGGCGAAGGCGCCTCAATACATATAGTTCGAACGGCAGGAATACAGTCCGAAACGGCGCTATGACCGACAGAGAAATGCTTCTGAGACAACCCCCTGAACGGGTACTTACTCCTCCCCTCCGTCCCGATTCCACCACCCGAACGGACCAATATTGCCGGTGTAGCATGGATCACCGGGGTATGCGATCGCGTCGGATGACCGAGAGCAGACTGGGGTATCGGACACCGGAAATGGGGACGGGCGCTTATGTCCGCAGATCGAATCGAGGAAGGGCAGGGCTCCACCGGGGCGCATTGGGACAGGAAAGAGGTCCAAGAGCAGAATGCACTGAACTCCCCCGGCGATCATACCGGAATTTCAGTCGAGAACATGCGAGACCTCGAAAACGTCACTACCAACCCGGCCGATTTAAATGACCGGTTGTCCACGATGGAGGCCGGTTTACGCCGCTCCCGGCGTCTGAACGATTATCATACCGAACTCGTGGACCAGGTTCTCGCCGAACCGGATCTCGATGCGGTCGTTAAACGGATGGCTTACAAGATCCACGGTGACGTACTGGTCTACGCGCCAGACGGCGCCGTCCTGTCCGCCTCCGGCGAGCGGCCTGCCGAACAGAAGACGGCGATGGCGTCAGCGGCGTTGGCTGCGCACACCGCCGGGAAACCCGTAAGGCTGGCTGACGCTCAGTTGGCGATTCCCATCATCGCCGGCGATGAGGGCGTCGCCACCATGCTGGCTCGCCCCGGCGACGGCGAGGAGATCGACCATGAACACCTCCGAATGTTCGCTCAGGCCGCCGCAGTGGCGTTCCTGGTCCAGCGTGGCATCACGGACGCGACCACGGGAAAGGACCGTGACCCGCTCGAAGACGTACTGGCACGGCGGCCGGCGAGCGCGGCGGAGCTGGCTCGCCGGGCGCGGCGGGCCGGGATGAATCTGTGCGAGCCCTACGTGGTGGTGGTCGCGCGCCCGGCTGAGAAGTCTCAAGGAAGACTGCAGATCTGGGCGTCGTCGTTCACCCTTCGGTCCGGCGGCTTGAAGAGCATCCAAGCGGGGGCTGCCGTACTGGTCGTGCCCGGAACCGACGCGAGTGCGACCGCTCAGCTGGTACGGAACGAGCTGGCCTCCTTTCTCGGAACAGAGGCGACAGTCGGCGCGGCGGGCCCGGTTTCCGGTCCCGGGGCACTGCTGCCCGGGTATCAGCGGGCGAGCCGATGCCTGGACGCGATCCTTGCGCTCGGCGACATGGGCAAAGCCGCATCGTTCGACGAGCTGGGCTTTCTGGGCTTGCTGCTTTCGGATCCCCCCG
Proteins encoded in this region:
- a CDS encoding PucR family transcriptional regulator codes for the protein MSADRIEEGQGSTGAHWDRKEVQEQNALNSPGDHTGISVENMRDLENVTTNPADLNDRLSTMEAGLRRSRRLNDYHTELVDQVLAEPDLDAVVKRMAYKIHGDVLVYAPDGAVLSASGERPAEQKTAMASAALAAHTAGKPVRLADAQLAIPIIAGDEGVATMLARPGDGEEIDHEHLRMFAQAAAVAFLVQRGITDATTGKDRDPLEDVLARRPASAAELARRARRAGMNLCEPYVVVVARPAEKSQGRLQIWASSFTLRSGGLKSIQAGAAVLVVPGTDASATAQLVRNELASFLGTEATVGAAGPVSGPGALLPGYQRASRCLDAILALGDMGKAASFDELGFLGLLLSDPPDIENFVENTIGPVLRYDGERNAHLKETLAAYFEADRSPTRAADRLYVHPNTVGRRLERVTDLLGTGWQKPEQMVDVQLALRILRIRALMKQATRRPADYNE
- a CDS encoding IS701 family transposase, whose amino-acid sequence is MGITSYGERSTVSTPECDDEAAVDELCSALLGSLPRADQRAKGAQYVRGLLRAPGRKSMRNIAAELGGRATEQSIHHFISDSTWSWEPVRHALACHLLRSTHLQAWVLRPITIPKSGRHSVGVSRCVEPGVGHALACQHAAGVWAASAEVTSPVNWRLHLPKAWVEDGARRARASIPDDSCVETLSGCTVSAFTTVAKRWVLPGLPVVVDVRGADSVTTIRRLRAADSPVLARISGDLPLVVTDPSLAAHSSAAMPATAILAAAGHLCRAIELTGPDQDQLPGRHVLLTWKLQVELLPRGGHADDMFLLGVKSAGGEQQVWLTDLGTATTAELLRLTLLVQKVDQDIIEISTQVGIRDYVGRSFDGWNRHATLASIAHALRSLGFAAPREDRPHLSAKAPQYI